In bacterium, the sequence CGGCGGCTGCGGCCTGGTTCGAGCGTGGAGCCGTGCAGGTCAACACGACGCGGTTGTTCGAGGATGCCTCGGTCAACAGCTTCGGCGTGGCCTTGCCGGCCAGCGGCCGGCCATCGCTGGCGTTCAACCTGCTGAGCCTGGGCTCGGGCGACTTCGAGCGCACCGGCGCCCTGTCCGACGAGGTGCTGGGCACCTTCGAGGAAGGCAACCTCGCGATGGGGCTGGCGGTGGCGCATCCACTGAGCGACCGCTTCGCGGCCGGCGTGCAGGTGAAGCTGGCGCGACAGTCGCTCGACGAGTTCAACGCCTCGGGCGTGGGCTTCGACGTCGGCCTCCTGGGCCGGCTGCCGGGCGGCATCCAGGTGGGCGCCTCGGCGCTCAACCTGGGCGGACCTACGCTTGCGCTGCGGATGCGCGACGAGACCTACCTGCGCGAACTGCGCGGTGGCGTCGTCGTGCCCGTGGTGGGGGGCAACGGGCTGCTGGCCGTCGACGCCGTGCAGCGCGACGGCGCCGATCCGCAGCTGCACGCCGGCGGTCGCTTCCGGATGCAGGGCCTGGAACTCAGCCTGGGCTACGACATCGACAACTTCGCCGCCGGCTTCTCCTACAGCCTGCCGAGCGGCCTGCAGCTCGACTACGCGATGAGCGACCACGACCTGGGCCTTGTGCACCGCGTGGGCGTGACCTGGCGCTTCGGCGGCTTCAGTGCCGAGGCCAACGCCGCGCCGGCCGTGTTCTCGCCGACCGGCAGCGAGCCGGTGACGCGCTTTGCACTGAAGGCGCGCACGCGTGCCGAGGCTTCGGCGTGGAAGCTGGAGATCGTTGACGCCTCGGGCCTGGTGGTGCGCAGCTACGCCGGCCAGGGACAGCCGCCGGCCGACATCACGTGGGACGGCAAGGACACCTCCGGCAGGCCGCTGCCGGACGGAACCTACACCTATCGCCTGTCCGTGAACGAGAACGGCGGCACGTCGCTGCAGGCGCGGCCGGGCACGGTGGAGATCAGCAGCGGCGGCCCGCGTGGCGCGATCAAGGTGGCGCCATGACCCGGGCCGCACTGAGGTCCGCGACTGCCGGCGGCCTGATTGTCGCCTTCGCGCTGGCGACGGCAGCCTGGGCGGGAGAGACGCCGGCCGCGGCGACATCGACGATCACGCCCGGCCTGCGCTACGAACTGGCAGTGCAGGCTGCGGCCGGCGGCGACCTGGCGCCCGCGCGCCTGCTGGCCGAGTCGCTGGGCGGCGGCGACGACGTGAACGGACTGGACTCCGGTGCTGCGCTTCTGCTGCGCGGCAGCCTGGCGGACCTGCTCGGTGACCACGAGGCGGCATCGCGCTGGTTCCGCAAGGGCGCCGACAAGGGGTCGAAGAACAAGGGGCCAGGCAGTGGCCCCGGGGCCGACTGGCGCGAGGCGGCCTCGTTCCTGGCCGCACAGGCGGCCGAGGACGCCGGCGACGACGAGGGCGCGCGCCAGGCGTGGACGAACTGGCGGCAGGACCATCCCAACGGACGACTGGCCTCCGAGGCTGCCCTGCGCCTGGCCTGGCTGCAGCTTCGCCATGGTGAAACGGCGGCGGCTGCCGCGGGCGTGGCGGCGCTGGCGCAGGCCGAGCCCTGGCTGCGCGGCGATGAGCATTGGCGCCGCGCGCAGGCGACGATCGACTACCTGCAGGGCCGGCCAGCGGATGCGCTGACCCTGCTGGGTCCGGCGCCGGATGACGCGGCAGCACTGTACCTGGCCGGCCTCTGCGAGGCGGCCCAGGGGCGCCCCCTGCCGGCGGCGGCGGCCTTCCGGCAGGTCGTGGTTCGCTTCCCGCACTCGCCGTTGAGTGACGCGGCCCAGTTCGCCAAGGCCAACACATTCCTGGCCGGCGGCGCCTGGCGCAGCGCGGCCGAGGACTTCGCCGAGGTGGCCGGGCGCGCGACCGACAGCGATCTCGTCGCCGAAGCCACGATTCGTCGTGCGGTGGCCCTTCACCTCGACGGCGATTCGGAATCCTCGATCACCCTGCTGCGCGGGCTGACGCAGCAACGGCGCGGCACCGAGGTGGCCGCGCGCGCGCAGTTCCTGCTCGGTGACGTGCTGGCGGCGACCGGGCAGCATGCCGGCGCCATCGTCGCGTTGAACGAGGTGCTGGCCACCTACTTCGATCGCGATGTCGCGGCGAGCGCCCAGTACCGCATCGCACGCAGCTACGCCGCGCTCGGGCAGGTGGACGACGCGACTGCAGCCTGCCTGGCCGTCGTTACCGGGCATCCGTTGTCGCCGCAGGCGCCGGCGGCAGCCTACCTGGCCGGCTGCGGCCTGCTCCAGGCGAACCGGCCTGCAGAGGCGGCAACGCATTTCCAGCTCGTGCTCGATCGCTATGCGCAACGCAGCGACGGCGACGGCACCATCGTCTTTGCCCAGCCTTCGCACCGTGAACTGGTCGATGCGGCGCTGTGCATGCTGCAGGTGTCGTGGCAACGGACGGGCGACCAGGGCCGGCTCAGCGGCGCGGCCCATGCCCTCCTGCATCGCCTGCCGCCGGGCAACTCGCCGTGGCGCGCGTGGGCGCTGCTGATCGACGCCGACGCGCAGGCCGCGCAGGGCCTGTACGCGGAAGCGCGCGTCAGTCTCGAACGCCTGCAGTCCGAGTTCCCCGACCATACGGCGCTGCCGGCCGCCGGCCAGCTGCTCGCCTGGACCTATGCGCAGGAAGGCGACCAGGAGCGCGCCGTTGCCGCCAGTGAAGGCGTGCTGGCGCGGGATACCGGCGGCGGTGACCGCGAGCTGTTCAACCAGGCGCTGCTCAACATCGCGCATGTGCGGTTCAACCAGGGCCGGCACGGCGAGGCGCTGCCGGTCTACGAGGAATTCC encodes:
- a CDS encoding tetratricopeptide repeat protein is translated as MTRAALRSATAGGLIVAFALATAAWAGETPAAATSTITPGLRYELAVQAAAGGDLAPARLLAESLGGGDDVNGLDSGAALLLRGSLADLLGDHEAASRWFRKGADKGSKNKGPGSGPGADWREAASFLAAQAAEDAGDDEGARQAWTNWRQDHPNGRLASEAALRLAWLQLRHGETAAAAAGVAALAQAEPWLRGDEHWRRAQATIDYLQGRPADALTLLGPAPDDAAALYLAGLCEAAQGRPLPAAAAFRQVVVRFPHSPLSDAAQFAKANTFLAGGAWRSAAEDFAEVAGRATDSDLVAEATIRRAVALHLDGDSESSITLLRGLTQQRRGTEVAARAQFLLGDVLAATGQHAGAIVALNEVLATYFDRDVAASAQYRIARSYAALGQVDDATAACLAVVTGHPLSPQAPAAAYLAGCGLLQANRPAEAATHFQLVLDRYAQRSDGDGTIVFAQPSHRELVDAALCMLQVSWQRTGDQGRLSGAAHALLHRLPPGNSPWRAWALLIDADAQAAQGLYAEARVSLERLQSEFPDHTALPAAGQLLAWTYAQEGDQERAVAASEGVLARDTGGGDRELFNQALLNIAHVRFNQGRHGEALPVYEEFLRRNPQHTDRQLVLYQAGLCYLRLDRAGDAADRWEAAVALDPGSALAEQAWVRAGDLYFQAERFDDARRCYRGLLDHFAAGDGSALGRLRLAQCDYNADRDQDAITGYGTVIEKHPDSPLRADAERGIEQALYRLGQAADGVEQLSDLVEHHPDSPFAADAQFRIASRLYENRQFEKAADEFRRVVSRWPGYSAADRAQYLMAESYAEAGRGESARQAYEQFLGFFGQSELKTSARFRLGMNRFEAADYRAAAKGFGEVVSAAPGGDMEKAALYNLALCQRLDGQPAQAALRLQEYRERFAGDERAAAVAFQLGDLHEQAGRLPQAAAELTIAAAAAAEEPLRTEVQYRLGACREKLADKAGALAAYRQAAACPDPDNAFRLSALARGAVLSEDNGDLKAALAAYKDLMRNATDPQLVAAASDRASQIAAVIR